In the Bacillus amyloliquefaciens DSM 7 = ATCC 23350 genome, AATGAGAAGGTCATGCGCTGATTCGCCCGCTTGCCGTCACCGATAAACAGCTGCTCAGCCGGATCCCGCTCCCCGTTTTTGATCACCGTTCCGTCTGAAAGCACCAGGCGGGCATTTTTCACGATAAAATCATCCCGATTCTCCCCTGTGTCATACGGAGAAACCTTGGAGCCCGAACGGATGGAGACTTTCTGTGTTTTGCCCCCTTTTTGCAGCAGACGTTCCGGCAGCAGCACCGAGTACGTTCTGTAGCGGTGTGCCGGATCGTCAAAAATGTGCAGCACCTCGTTTTCCATCATGACGGTGTTTTGGAAATAAAGATTCGTTTTCCGGGCATCGAAAGCGAAGTAAACTTCTTTTTCCAGCGCAGGCCGGGTCTCCTGCAGCTTGCCGTCAATCCACAGCTTGATCTTATCAGCGCTGACGTCGGATGTCGCTTTGAGGAGATAGGTGCCGGATATCGTATCTTCGGGTTCAATGTTCATCCTGAGTCCGTGTGATTTGCTCGTCTGTTTAATGTCAATCATCTTGACGGGCGTTTTTGCTTCATTTTCTCCGTCACCGGCTGCGATGTAATACTCAAGCTGATCCTGGCCGAGCAGTTCCGGGGAATAAAGAATGTGACGATATAACCTGTCGTTGCGGTCTTTTTCAGCCAGAATTCGTTTAAATGGTTTTTTCTCATTGGTTCTGTAATAAAACGCGGCTGTTTTGACAAGGTTTTTGTCCCGTATGTCAGCCTTTAATTCGATGCTTTCAGCGGGCCGGACCGGCTTTCTGTCTGTAAGGTCTTCAATGACCGGTTTTTCCTTGTCCGGTTTGATCACCCTTTTCTGCTGCGGAATCTGCGCCTGAAAAACGAATCCCGGTGACGGCTTATGTTCGCTCGTGGAAATCTTCAGCAATTCTCCCGTTCCGTTCAGCGGATATTTATAAAGCAAAGAAGTCAGCCGGCGGAACGCGTGTTTTCGATAGTGCGCTGAGGCGATGGTTTTTCCGGTATTTGCCGACAGCACCACCGTCCTCGGCCGGTCGTTGGACATTCCGTCCGTCCCCTCGATGACGGCGAGATGTTTTCCCTCCTTCAGCTGTGTTCCGTAGTAGCGGTTGAAATCATCTATCGTCAGTTCTGATGCGGCGCGTCTCAGCCAAAACACATAAGCGCCGCCTGACGGAATGACCGTATCTTCTTTCGGCCTCCATATCATATCTGACTCCGGCCCTTCCTTCGGATAGCGGTAGCGGATGTGATAATCCTTAAAATGGATGGGTCTGTCCGTCGTGTTATACACCTCGATAAATTCATAGGCATCCGCGCCGTCTTCATTTTTCGTATCAACGGCAAGTTCCGTAATCATCAGCTCGGGAATATGATTCAAATCGGCTTGATAGCCGTCAAGCTTCAGCCGCTTTTTCTCCGATTCCGCCCTCTGTCTGCCATTGGTGAAAACGAGGTAATATTCCAATTCTCCATTCCAGATATCCCGTTTTGAAACCTGTGCCGTAAACAGCTGGATTGAACCTGGAGCGGGCTCCATCGGCACCATCTTAAATCCCAGCTCATTACTTTGTTTATAAAAAAGAAACGCCGAAAATGCTTGATAGTCGGCATTCTTTACATGAGCCTGTATGAACAGGTTTCTTTTCATTTCCGCCTTTACTTCTATTTGGGGAGGATTCTCCAGAAGCGGTATGTAATGAGGCGGCTGTCCGAATTCCTGCTGATTCACGGGGATTGCCGATTCTTTGCGCGCCGCATCCGCAGAAGGACTCACACAAAGCAAACCAATCAGAAAAAAGAGCGTCATCACAAGTTTCATCTCATTACCTCCCTATGCATTATGTTGCGTCAGGAGGCGGCCGCTTATGTACCGCACATAAAAAAGCTGCCCCCCTTGGGGACAGCTTCTTTTTTTATCTTTTTCTAAGCGGCTCCAATATGCCTTTTTGAATCAGCAAGTGGAAAACGGACAGCACGACGGATGCCCAAATGGCGGTGCCGAACCCGTCAATCTGAAAGCTGTCTCCCATCAAGGCAGCGGTCATCATCAGCGTGATGGCGTTGATGACAAACAGAAAGAGGCCGAGGGTTACAACCGTGACGGGCAATGTCAATATAATGATGATCGGCTTGATCAGCACATTTAACACAGAAAGAATCACACTTGCGATGACAGCCGCGCCGATACTGCTGATATGAACGGAATCAAAATATCCCGCAATAACGATTAATAATAAAGCATTTACTAAAATGCTGACTGCCCATTTGATCATTTATTTCAAATCTCCTTCTAAAGGTACAACAAAACACCAGATAATATATACAATCGGCACGATTCCGCTCGTGACAAGCGCTAATACAACGGTTATGATGCGCAAAAGCGATGCATCCATATTGATGTACTCCGCCAACCCGCCGACGACACCGGCGATTTTACGGTTTTTTTCTGAACGGTAAAGTCTTTTCATCCAAATCACCTCTGAGTATGCTTGAGCTTAATGGCCCCTGTTAACGATTCTGAGAAAATCGAGAGATGCTGATCATGGCCTTGATTTGATGCCAGCATCAGTTCTTTTTGAATGGTATCATTCTTTTCCTTTAAAATCTCCGCATCAATCAGCTCATGGCTGAGAGAGCCGAGATTGCTTTTCAGCTCCGCTTTCACCGCCGCGTCATCAGGCAGGGCGATTTCCACGTTTCCGGTAGTCGTTTTCGTGTAGATGGAGCGGCAATGCGGCGCAGTCACGGTAAGCATGATATTGCCGTTAAAACTTTGGACGTCAATGGATTCACTCGATCCGCGCAAATCAATCAAGCCGTTAATCGTTTCCGCTTCAATCGTGCCGCATTGGTGTCCGGCCAGCTTGATTTGTCCGTTAGCCGTTTCCGCCGACGCTTTCTCAGCCGTCAAATGAGAGAATGACAGAACGCCGTTTGTCGTTTTCGCTGAGAATTCTTTTACATGTAAATGTTCCCCTCTGATCGGTCCGTTAAACAGCTTCACTCTTATCTTATCGTACTCTTTCTGAGGAACATAAAGCGTCACATTGGTTTTCATCGTTTTCTTTTCTGTGCGGACAAAAAACTTATTGCCCTTCACTTCACATTCAATGTGCTGAAGAAATGCGGTGCGTGCCGCCTCCTGACTGTCCGCCCGGTACACTTTCGCCTGGCATTCGGCTCTGATATCTTCATCCGCCCAAGGCACGATATTGACGCTGCCGTTTGCGATCTGCATATCAATGGCCGAGAACTCACTGTCTTTAAATTGAAAAATATGCTGGACTTCGTGTGCATGGCCGAAATTCAGATCGAGATCCGCTTCCTTCACTTTTTTGACGGCCGAATCAATCCAATCGAACAGCTTAGCCCCGATCGAGGGTTTTTGGCTTCCTTTTGTCCCGCTTTCGAAATCTTCCGCGGGTTCCTGGACCTCTGTTGATAATGCGGTGATCTGTTCTTCTTTTTCTTTATATTCGTGATCAAGTTTTTCAATGAGCGTCAGAGCTTCCTGCGCCGTCAGCCTGCCTTCTTCCACAAGCTTTAAAATCCGTTCTTTTTCCTGCTTCATACAAAACTCCTCCCCCGACTTTTCTTACACCTGGCGTAATACCTTAATTCCCTGCACGATATTCCAAATGACCATTGCGATGAGGATCAGAAAATAAACAGCAGCTCCTGTTATCATAACAAAAAACGGAACCATACTCTCCCCCTGAGCCGTAATCACTCCGCCGACAACGCCGGCGATCACAATCAACAATCCCGCAAACGGAATGATGTGAGAAATCAGGGCGCGCATGGCATGCCGCTTCGTCTCTTTTTCATCAACGACAAAGTAAGCCACAATCGGAAGAATGAGCGGCGCGAGAAACACGCTGAAATAACAGATTGATGCGATAATCGCTTGGTTTCGATTCAATAAAAACACTCCCTGTGCTGTCATGTAAAAAACCATTCCTTATACATACGTATGACGAATGGGCGGGTTTCATTTTCATGCTAAGGACATGCTTCGTTATACATAATTTTGGATTTCCGGGATCTCACTATAGAATCTTTTCCCCGAACCCATTACAATATGTA is a window encoding:
- a CDS encoding phage holin family protein → MIKWAVSILVNALLLIVIAGYFDSVHISSIGAAVIASVILSVLNVLIKPIIIILTLPVTVVTLGLFLFVINAITLMMTAALMGDSFQIDGFGTAIWASVVLSVFHLLIQKGILEPLRKR
- a CDS encoding PspC domain-containing protein gives rise to the protein MKRLYRSEKNRKIAGVVGGLAEYINMDASLLRIITVVLALVTSGIVPIVYIIWCFVVPLEGDLK
- a CDS encoding DUF4097 family beta strand repeat-containing protein, translating into MKQEKERILKLVEEGRLTAQEALTLIEKLDHEYKEKEEQITALSTEVQEPAEDFESGTKGSQKPSIGAKLFDWIDSAVKKVKEADLDLNFGHAHEVQHIFQFKDSEFSAIDMQIANGSVNIVPWADEDIRAECQAKVYRADSQEAARTAFLQHIECEVKGNKFFVRTEKKTMKTNVTLYVPQKEYDKIRVKLFNGPIRGEHLHVKEFSAKTTNGVLSFSHLTAEKASAETANGQIKLAGHQCGTIEAETINGLIDLRGSSESIDVQSFNGNIMLTVTAPHCRSIYTKTTTGNVEIALPDDAAVKAELKSNLGSLSHELIDAEILKEKNDTIQKELMLASNQGHDQHLSIFSESLTGAIKLKHTQR